The following proteins are co-located in the Halictus rubicundus isolate RS-2024b chromosome 1, iyHalRubi1_principal, whole genome shotgun sequence genome:
- the LOC143365474 gene encoding LOW QUALITY PROTEIN: protein GVQW3-like (The sequence of the model RefSeq protein was modified relative to this genomic sequence to represent the inferred CDS: deleted 1 base in 1 codon): protein MTTSVFTAVIYTSRSRVCSAIFTMERTVEQRICLKFCVSNEISCAEALKMLQKAYGKSCLSKTQTYEWYKAFKEGREEVQDLPRAGRPSMASTDENIEKIKKMVIDNRRLSVREVAHEVEMSHMSVHNILTEVLGMRRVAARLVPKELNFLQKEHRKAYSPDMAPCDFFLFPKLKLPLWGRRFESIEAIKENSHKELKAPPSSAFKKCFEDWEKRWRMCIASDGAYFEGDKINLDD from the exons ATGACAACCAGTGTGTTCACGGCAGTTATTTACACCAGTCGATCTCGAGTGTGCTCTGCTATTTTTACGATGGAAAGAACTGTCGAGCAAAGAATTTGCCTTAAATTTTGCGTTTCTAACGAAATTTCTTGTGCCGAAGCGTTAAAAATGTTACAGAAAGCCTATGGTAAGTCGTGCCTATCAAAAACGCAAACATACGAATGGTACAAGGCATTTAAAGAGGGCCGAGAAGAAGTGCAAGATTTGCCGCGAGCCGGTCGACCGTCAATGGCTTCGACTGACGAAAACAtcgaaaagata aaaaaaatggtcaTCGATAATCGTCGCCTGAGTGTTAGAGAGGTGGCTCATGAAGTGGAAATGTCTCACATGTCCGTGCATAACATTTTAACTGAAGTTTTGGGCATGAGACGCGTCGCTGCACGACTTGTTCCGAAGGAGCTGAATTTTCTGCAAAAAGAACATCGAAAAGCA TATTCACCAGATATGGCCCCCTGTGACTTTTTCTTATTTCCGAAACTCAAATTACCCCTTTGGGGAAGGCGTTTTGAGTCGATAGAGGCCATAAAAGAAAATTCGCACAAGGAGCTGAAGGCGCCACCTTCTTCAGCGTTTAAAAAGTGTTTTGAAGACTGGGAGAAGCGTTGGCGTATGTGCATTGCTTCTGATGGGGCCTACTTTGAAGGCGACAAAATAAATTTGGATGATTAA